From the genome of Nocardia mangyaensis:
GGGGCCGTAGCGCCAACGCTGGTCCGAGGTCCTCGATCACCGGGGCGGCGGCTGATTTCGAGACGCCGAACACGGCCGCGATTTGCCGCATTGTGAGTTTGTTCGCCAGTAGGCGGCCACCAGCAGCACCCGGTCTCCGAAGCACAAGCCCCCGGTCGGCCGCGCGGGCGGTCAGCGCCCTCGCGGCCGCAACTGTGTGATCAGGCGAGCGAACGTGGCTGGCCGCAGCCCGGAGAACAACTCCACCATCACCGGGTCAGCTGCTGAGATCACCACCGGTGAGCGGTACCTGTTTCTGCTCAACGACTTACGAGACATCCCTTGGTGCAGGTCGGCTCGGTGGCAACACTTGCACGGCGGGCGGGGCACCGGCGGGCAAAAGATACGTCGCGATCATGCGGACAGGCCGGTCGCCCAGGTTGCGGCCGTCATGGATCCATTCCGGATCCCCAGGTTCGACCAAGGCCTCACCGGCACGATACTTGCGCGACCCACCATCCGGTCGACATTGCGTCACCTCGCCTTCGAGGACGATCACGATGACCGGTCCGGGGTGGTAGTGCCATCCGGTGCCCTCGCCCGGCATGATGGTGAC
Proteins encoded in this window:
- a CDS encoding cupin domain-containing protein, with product MIEKSPESGFHATELAFGYSAEGLAIAAFGEMEVLVRDVTIMPGEGTGWHYHPGPVIVIVLEGEVTQCRPDGGSRKYRAGEALVEPGDPEWIHDGRNLGDRPVRMIATYLLPAGAPPAVQVLPPSRPAPRDVS